Proteins encoded within one genomic window of Ovis aries strain OAR_USU_Benz2616 breed Rambouillet chromosome 1, ARS-UI_Ramb_v3.0, whole genome shotgun sequence:
- the USP1 gene encoding ubiquitin carboxyl-terminal hydrolase 1, whose translation MPGVIPSESNGLSRGSPSKKNRLSLKFFQKKETKRALDFTDSQENEEKTSEYKGSEIDQVVPAAQSSPINCEKRENLLPFVGLNNLGNTCYLNSILQVLYFCPGFKSGVKHLFNIISRKKEALKDEANQKDKGNCKEDSLASYELICSLQSLIISVEQLQASFLLNPEKYTDELATQPRRLLNTLRELNPMYEGYLQHDAQEVLQCILGNIQETCQLLKKEEVKNVEDLPTKVEEEYQKEEMSDNNSMEMDNMKHSEDYKEKLPKGNGKRKSDAGFGNMKKKVKISKEHQSLEENQRQTRSKRKAAGDTLEIPPKIIPKHISENENARPSQRKSKVKINWLKSAAKQPSILSKFCSMGKIATNQGSKGHCKENEYDLEEDLGKYENDNTTNDCELESPENNDMPINEVKPINKGAEQIGFELVEKLFQGQLVLRTRCLECESLTERREDFQDISVPVQEDELSKVEENSEISPEPKTEMKTLRWAISQFASVERIVGEDKYFCENCHHYTEAERSLLFDKMPEVITIHLKCFAASGLEFDCYGGGLSKINTPLLTPLKLSLEEWSTKPTNDSYGLFAVVMHSGITISSGHYTASVKVTDLNSLELDKENFVIDQMCEIGKPEPLNEEEVRGAVENYDNEEVSIRVSGNNQPSKVLNKKNVEAVGLLGGQKSKADYELYNKASNPDKVASTALPENRNSETNNTNGTHESDSNKESSDQTGINISGFENKISYVVQSLKEYEGKWLLFDDSEVKVTEEKDFLNSLSPSTSPTSTPYLLFYKKL comes from the exons ATGCCTGGTGTCATACCTAGTGAAAGTAATGGGCTTTCAAGAGGTAGTCCATCCAAAAAAAACAGACTTTCCTTGAAGTTTTTTCAGAAAAAGGAAACCAAGAGAGCCTTGGATTTCACAGATtctcaagaaaatgaagaaaagacttCTGAATATAAAGGGTCTGAAAT TGATCAAGTTGTTCCTGCGGCACAGTCCTCGCCTATAAACTGTGAGAAGAGAGAAAACTTGCTACCGTTTGTGGGACTGAATAATCTCGGCAATACTTGTTATCTTAATAGTATACTTCAG GTATTATATTTTTGTCCTGGTTTTAAGTCTGGAGTGAAGcacttatttaatattatttcaagGAAGAAAGAAGCCCTAAAAGATGAAGCCAATCAAAAAGAtaag GGAAACTGCAAAGAAGATTCTTTGGCAAGTTATGAACTAATATGCAGCTTACAGTCCTTGATCATTTCAGTTGAACAGCTTCAGGCTAGTTTTCTATTAAATCCAGAGAAATACACTGATGAACTTGCTACTCAGCCAAGGCGACTACTTAACACACTCAG GGAACTGAACCCTATGTATGAAGGATATCTACAGCATGATGCACAGGAAGTATTACAGTGTATTTTGGGAAACATTCAAGAAACATGCCAACtcctaaaaaaagaagaagtaaaaaatgTGGAAGACTTACCTACTAAGGTAGAAGAAGAGTATCAGAAAGAGGAAATGAGTGATAATAACAGCATGGAGATGGACAATATGAAGCATTCTGAAGACTATAAAGAAAAACTCccaaaaggaaatgggaaaagaaaaagtgatgctGGATTtggtaacatgaaaaaaaaagttaaaatctcCAAGGAACACCAATCTTTGGAAGAAAACCAGAGACAAACCAGATCAAAAAGAAAAGCTGCAGGTGATACATTAGAGATTCCTCCTAAGATAATCCCCAAGCACATTTCTGAAAATGAGAATGCAAGACcctcccaaaggaaatcaaaagttaaaataaattggTTAAAGTCTGCAGCTAAGCAACCCAGCATTCTTTCCAAGTTCTGTAGTATGGGTAAAATAGCAACAAACCAAGGATCCAAAGGACActgtaaagaaaatgaatatgatCTTGAAGAGGACTTGGGGAAGTATGAAAATGATAATACAACTAATGATTGTGAACTTGAGTCTCCAGAGAATAATGATATGCCCATTAATGAAGTTAAGCCCATAAACAAAG gTGCAGAGCAAATTGGTTTTGAGCTAGTGGAGAAATTATTTCAAGGTCAGCTGGTGTTACGGACTCGTTGCTTAGAATGTGAAAGTttaacagaaagaagagaagattTTCAAGACATCAGTGTACCAGTGCAAGAAGATGAGCTTTCCAAAGtagaggaaaattctgaaa TTTCTCCAGAgccaaaaacagaaatgaagaccctGAGATGGGCAATTTCACAATTTGCTTCAGTGGAAAGGATTGTAGGAGAAGATAAATATTTCTGTGAAAACTGCCATCATTATACTGAAGCGGAACGAAGTCTTTTGTTTGACAAAATGCCTGAAGTTATAACTATTCATTTGAAGTGCTTTGCTGCTAGTGGCTTGGA gtTTGACTGTTATGGTGGTGGACTTTCCAAGATCAACACTCCTTTACTGACACCTCTTAAATTGTCACTAGAAGAATGGAGCACAAAGCCAACCAACGACAGCTATGGATTATTTGCAGTTGTGATGCATAGTGGCATTACAATTAGTAGTGGGCACTATACTGCTTCTGTTAAAGTCACTGACCTTAACAGTTTAGAACTAGATAAGGAAAATTTTGTGATCGACCAAATGTGTGAAATAGGTAAGCCAGAACCACTGAATGAGGAGGAAGTAAGGGGTGCGGTTGAAAATTATGACAATGAAGAAGTGTCTATTAGAGTCAGTGGAAATAACCAGCCAAGTAAAGTTTTGAACAAAAAAAATGTAGAAGCTGTTGGACTTCTTGGAGGACAAAAGAGCAAGGCAGATTATGAGTTATACAACAAAGCCTCTAATCCTGATAAAGTTGCCAGTACAGCACTTCCTGAAAATAGAAATTCTGAGACTAACAATACTAATGGGACCCATGAATCTGATAGTAACAAGGAATCCAGTGACCAAACAGGCATTAACATTAGTGGTTTTGAGAACAAAATTTCATATGTAGTGCAAAGCTTAAAGGAGTATGAGGGGAAATGGTTACTTTTTGATGATTCTGAAGTGAAAGTTACTGAAGAGAAGGACTTTTTGAATTCTCTTTCCCCTTCTACATCTCCTACATCTACTCCTTACTTGctattttataagaaattatag